The sequence TCGGCTGGGGCTGGTTGGCGACACGCTGGCGTTGGCCCAGCAGATCAGTCAGCAGGAGGAACGCGAGCGGGGTGTTCAGCAGGGCTATCTCCCTGCGCAACCTTTGCTGACACCCGACGAATGGAAACGGCTGGTCGATTTTTACGTCGACAAAGCGCCCGATTCGTTGGCCGTAACGGAACCGGCCCCCACGCCTTCGCTGACGTTATTCAAACCCATCACGCCGACCAAGCCCCTGGCGGCTCTCTCGACCTGTGTGCGCATCGACCCCGTTGCGCACCGCGTGATCGTGGGCGATCAGATGGGGGCTATTCAGACGTTCGATGCTCACTTGCAACGGACCGACTCGGTGCGGGTGGTGAGTCCGCTGACCGACGTGGTGCGGGTACCGGGCCAGAACACCTACGCCCGGCTGCTGGTCGGCATCATGAACCCCAACGACCGGAAAACGGGCGAGTTACGGCTACCGGGTGAAAAAGGCGTTGACACACTTCGACGCCCCGTGCAATTGGCCGTGGGCGACCTCAACCGCGACGGCAAAGCCGATTGGGTGGTGTGCGAGTTTGGGCATAATGTGGGGCAACTGAGCGCCTTCATCAAAACGGGCAACACGTACCTGGAAACTATCCTCGATCCCACGCCGGGGGCGCGCCGGGCTATCATTCAGGATGTCAACGCCGATGGCTGGCCCGACGTGGTGGCCTTACTCGCGCAGGGTGACGAACAGGTTGCGGTTTACTACGGACAACCCGATGGTAAATTCCTGAAAAAGACCGTGCTGCGGTTTCCACCCGCCAACGGCTCGTCGTATCTGGAGCTAGCCGATATGAACCGCGATGGGAAGGTCGATATCGTGTACACCAACGGCGATAACGCCGATTATTCGCAGGTGTACAAGCCCTACCACGGCGTCCATATTTTCCTGAACGACGGTACATTCGGCTTCAAAAAAGCCTGGACCTACGCCATGCCGGGGGCCGGGCAGGTGCTCGCCCGTGACTTCGATCAGGACGGCGACCTCGACTTGGTAGCGATTTCGTTCTTTCCGTTGCTCGACCCGAACCGACAGCGTCCCGCTCAGTTGTTTGTCTACTTCGAAAATCAGGGCAATCTACGGTTTCAGGCACGTACCTGGCGCGGTGCCGATGTGGGTCGTTGGCTGGTGATGGACGCGGCTGACCTCGATGGTGACGGCGACGAGGACATCGTGCTAGGCTCCAATTTTCGATCGCTGTCCAACACACCCGCCGCTTGGCGGCAATACTGGCACGACAGCCCTAGCGGTTTGCTGCTGCTCGAGAATCAGGTACGTTCCGCTAAGGCTGTCGCCACAAACTAATCACCAGCCCATTGCCGTGTTGTCGGCGCGGGGGTCAGAGGCGCCTTCGTAGGTGCCATCGGGGCGAACGAGCACGCAATCCATCCGGCCGAGCGTATTGGTGAGCCGTTCGAGCTGATAGCCTTTGCTCGTCAGGTTCTGCTGCGTGGCGTCGGTGAAGGCGCCGTTCTCGAAAATGACTTTTTCGGGCAACCACTGATGATGGAATTTCAGCGCATTGACGGCCTGCTGCATCGTCATACCGTGCTCGACCACGTTCAGAATCGTCTGAAATACCGACGTCATGATGGTGGAACCGCCCGGCGTGCCTACCACCAAAAACAGCTTACCATCGCGCTCCAGAATAGTCGGCGTCATGCTCGACAGCATTCGTTTGCCGGGGGCAATGGCGTTGGCCTGATTGCCGATCAGGCCGTACATGTTCGGCGCGCCGGGTTTCACGCTGAAATCATCCATCTCGTTGTTCATGAAAAAGCCCGCGCCGCCCACAACGACCCGGCTGCCAAAGCCACCGTTGAGCGTGGTGGTGATACTGACGGCGTTACCTTCGCGGTCGACGATCGAGAAGTGCGTGGTTTCCATGCTTTCGTAGCCAGGTACGTTGCCACCCCGCACGCTGCTGCTGGGCGTGGCCTGGGCGAAGCTGAACGTTCCCCAGCGCTGGCGCAGGTAGTCGGGGCTGATTAGTTGCTGAACGGGTACCTTCACAAAATCAGGATCGCCCAAGAATTTGGCCCGGTCGGCATAGACACGGCGTTCGGCCTCGATCATCGTCTGCACGGTGCTGTCGCGGTTCCAGCCCCAGCGGCGCAGTGGATAAGGCTCCACAAAGCGCATGAGTTGCACCAGCGCCACCCCGCCGCTCGAGGTAGGGGGCATGGTGATGATGTTGTAGTTTTTGTAACCGGCCCGGATGGGGTCGCGCCAGACGGCCTGATACGCCGCCAGATCAGCCTCGGTGATCAGCCCTTTACCGCCGGTGGGGCTACCGCGTTCCATTTCGGCGGCCAGCAGTCGGGCGGTTTCGCCCGCGTAGAAGCCCGCGCGGCCCTGCGCCTGAATGCGGCGCAACGTTTTGCCTAGATCAGCCTGTACCAGCGTATCGCCTTTGGCCCACGCCCGTCCGTCGGGCCGCATAAAGTACGTCTTCCCGGGGTTGTAGGTCAGCAGGTCGGTTTTGATGCGGTTGAGGCCCGTGGCGTCGCGTTCGGTGAGCGAAAAGCCTCTCTCGGCCAGATCAACGGCGGGTTGCAACACCTGCGCCCAGGGCAATTTGCCGAATTTCTGGTGTGCCTGCACCATACCGTCGACGGCGCCGGGTACACCGCTGGCCAGGTGGCCGTTGATGCTCAGCGCCCCCGCCCGCACGTTGCCGAGCGAATCGAGGTACATATTCGGCGTAGCCCGGCCCGGTGCTTTTTCGCGGTAATCGAGGCTGCTGGTGTTACCGCTCTTGTCGCGATAGACCATAAAGCCACCCCCACCGATGTTACCCGCCACCGGGTAACAAACCGCCAGAGCAAACTGCACCGCCACGGCCGCGTCGACAGCGTTACCACCCGCTTTCAGGATATTCAGGCCCACGAGTGAGGCTTCGGGATGCGCCGACGCCACCATGCCATTTCGCCCGATGACGCCCTGCCGATCCGAGAAAAACGGTTTGCGAAGCGGGTCTTCTTCCCGGTACTGATAAACGCCTTGTCCGGTTTGAATAGAGGCTGTAGTGGGTTGCTGGGAGGTGGGTTGCGTGGGTTTGCAGGCGAGAGCCAGCAGGTACGTGGCCGCGAAAAGGGAGAATAGACGAAAGCGCATAGAGAATGAGACGGTTACGGTTCCCCTGGCTGCCTTTGGCGCGCGATAGGGAGGGATAGTGGGTAAGTCTGTGCTACTAAACTACGGAATCTACCCGTGCATAAAATAACCTATCGGGCGCAGGCATGCTTGTTGCCGTATATTTGGGACTAAAATTCGGTTCGATCCTGG comes from Fibrella aestuarina BUZ 2 and encodes:
- a CDS encoding FG-GAP repeat domain-containing protein; the encoded protein is MKNGLGLLAGGIILISALSIGLPMACKPAEATGQQLAEQHCGNCHQYPQPALLPKKTWLHGVLPQMALRLGLVGDTLALAQQISQQEERERGVQQGYLPAQPLLTPDEWKRLVDFYVDKAPDSLAVTEPAPTPSLTLFKPITPTKPLAALSTCVRIDPVAHRVIVGDQMGAIQTFDAHLQRTDSVRVVSPLTDVVRVPGQNTYARLLVGIMNPNDRKTGELRLPGEKGVDTLRRPVQLAVGDLNRDGKADWVVCEFGHNVGQLSAFIKTGNTYLETILDPTPGARRAIIQDVNADGWPDVVALLAQGDEQVAVYYGQPDGKFLKKTVLRFPPANGSSYLELADMNRDGKVDIVYTNGDNADYSQVYKPYHGVHIFLNDGTFGFKKAWTYAMPGAGQVLARDFDQDGDLDLVAISFFPLLDPNRQRPAQLFVYFENQGNLRFQARTWRGADVGRWLVMDAADLDGDGDEDIVLGSNFRSLSNTPAAWRQYWHDSPSGLLLLENQVRSAKAVATN
- the ggt gene encoding gamma-glutamyltransferase; the protein is MRFRLFSLFAATYLLALACKPTQPTSQQPTTASIQTGQGVYQYREEDPLRKPFFSDRQGVIGRNGMVASAHPEASLVGLNILKAGGNAVDAAVAVQFALAVCYPVAGNIGGGGFMVYRDKSGNTSSLDYREKAPGRATPNMYLDSLGNVRAGALSINGHLASGVPGAVDGMVQAHQKFGKLPWAQVLQPAVDLAERGFSLTERDATGLNRIKTDLLTYNPGKTYFMRPDGRAWAKGDTLVQADLGKTLRRIQAQGRAGFYAGETARLLAAEMERGSPTGGKGLITEADLAAYQAVWRDPIRAGYKNYNIITMPPTSSGGVALVQLMRFVEPYPLRRWGWNRDSTVQTMIEAERRVYADRAKFLGDPDFVKVPVQQLISPDYLRQRWGTFSFAQATPSSSVRGGNVPGYESMETTHFSIVDREGNAVSITTTLNGGFGSRVVVGGAGFFMNNEMDDFSVKPGAPNMYGLIGNQANAIAPGKRMLSSMTPTILERDGKLFLVVGTPGGSTIMTSVFQTILNVVEHGMTMQQAVNALKFHHQWLPEKVIFENGAFTDATQQNLTSKGYQLERLTNTLGRMDCVLVRPDGTYEGASDPRADNTAMGW